In Methanoregula sp., a single genomic region encodes these proteins:
- the hisD gene encoding histidinol dehydrogenase gives MWKAVEIDAWIAGRQSSLEDVRTTVTEIISRVQNEGDAALIDLAKKHCVLTDIAVSDDEREDAYEQVDAKIIESLIEAHARIERFHELQKPRDLWLQEMEPGVVLGVKTTPLNRVGLYIPGGRAAYPSSALMCAVPARVAGVKEICACSPPPIKPLTLVALDIAGVTEIYNAGGAQAVAAMALGTESIRPVQKIVGPGNVYVTLAKMMLREKVEIDFPAGPSEIGIIADATADPRIIAADILAQSEHDPNAACILITTDKSLPAKVGREVEAMTKVAPRKEIIEQALRNSGYYVASTMEEAIFASDAVAPEHLSIQVADPLSVVTKVKNAGAIFIGRYSAVACGDYAVGTNHVLPTAGYAKTYSGLDVNHFCKTASVEIIDRDGLEAIGDIVETIADAEGLHAHAESVRVRRESGRK, from the coding sequence ATGTGGAAGGCAGTGGAGATCGATGCGTGGATCGCGGGGAGGCAGTCAAGCCTTGAGGATGTCCGGACCACCGTAACAGAGATCATCAGCCGTGTGCAGAACGAGGGGGATGCTGCACTTATTGACCTGGCAAAGAAGCACTGTGTACTGACTGACATCGCGGTGTCGGATGACGAGCGCGAGGATGCCTATGAGCAGGTCGATGCAAAGATTATCGAAAGCCTGATCGAGGCCCATGCACGCATCGAGCGCTTCCACGAACTCCAGAAACCCCGGGATCTCTGGCTGCAGGAGATGGAACCGGGCGTCGTGCTCGGTGTCAAAACCACGCCCTTAAACCGCGTCGGGCTCTATATTCCCGGAGGCCGTGCTGCCTACCCGTCATCTGCTCTCATGTGTGCGGTGCCTGCCCGTGTTGCGGGAGTAAAGGAGATCTGCGCCTGCTCCCCGCCACCGATCAAGCCCCTGACGCTTGTCGCCCTCGACATTGCCGGGGTCACCGAGATCTACAATGCCGGTGGTGCACAGGCCGTTGCCGCAATGGCACTCGGCACTGAATCCATCAGGCCCGTGCAGAAAATTGTCGGGCCCGGCAACGTCTATGTCACCCTGGCAAAGATGATGCTCCGTGAAAAGGTGGAGATTGATTTCCCGGCAGGCCCCAGCGAGATCGGGATCATTGCCGATGCAACTGCGGACCCCCGCATCATTGCTGCCGACATTCTCGCACAGTCCGAGCATGACCCCAATGCTGCCTGTATCCTGATCACCACCGACAAGTCCCTCCCTGCAAAAGTCGGCCGCGAAGTCGAAGCGATGACAAAGGTCGCCCCGCGAAAAGAGATCATCGAACAGGCGCTCAGGAACTCCGGGTATTACGTTGCAAGCACGATGGAAGAGGCAATTTTTGCATCGGATGCCGTTGCTCCGGAACACCTCTCGATACAGGTTGCCGATCCCTTATCCGTTGTGACGAAAGTGAAGAACGCGGGGGCAATATTTATCGGGCGTTACTCGGCAGTTGCCTGCGGGGACTATGCCGTAGGAACCAACCATGTGCTCCCGACCGCAGGGTACGCAAAAACCTACTCCGGTCTCGATGTGAATCACTTCTGCAAGACCGCATCGGTTGAGATCATCGACCGCGACGGACTCGAGGCAATTGGTGATATTGTCGAGACCATTGCCGATGCAGAAGGTCTTCACGCCCATGCTGAATCCGTGCGGGTGCGCAGGGAATCCGGCCGGAAGTGA